A window of Marispirochaeta aestuarii contains these coding sequences:
- a CDS encoding TRAP transporter small permease produces the protein MPGKSNKSFPRIDRIISYILLFSITFLVLIHVFCRLISRPLYGAEEMERYLFVSMVFLSLSYVAQSDSHIRFDSLISLLNPKLRRVVDTIIYFLCVIVFAITTVSGVATIIGNAHTRTASLGIPFIVLSLPAVIGIFLMTVSYLRKLFKNLSE, from the coding sequence GTGCCTGGTAAAAGTAATAAATCATTCCCGAGAATAGATAGGATCATAAGTTATATTTTACTGTTCTCAATTACTTTTTTGGTATTGATACATGTATTTTGCAGGCTGATCAGCAGGCCATTATACGGAGCCGAGGAGATGGAACGATATTTGTTTGTCTCAATGGTTTTTTTGTCCCTCTCCTATGTTGCACAATCTGACAGTCACATAAGGTTTGATTCACTTATTTCACTTCTCAATCCAAAATTAAGGAGAGTTGTTGATACGATTATATATTTCTTGTGCGTCATAGTATTTGCGATCACGACTGTTTCCGGCGTCGCAACGATAATCGGGAATGCACACACCAGGACTGCTTCACTTGGTATACCTTTTATAGTGCTATCCCTGCCTGCTGTGATCGGTATTTTTCTTATGACTGTTTCATATTTAAGGAAACTATTCAAAAATTTGTCTGAGTAA